The following coding sequences are from one Vicugna pacos chromosome 19, VicPac4, whole genome shotgun sequence window:
- the OTOR gene encoding otoraplin isoform X2 gives MASRWLLFLPGLVAVCAVHGIFMDRLASKKLCADDECVYTISLARAQEDYNAPDCRFINVKKGQRIYVYSKLVYGDQQEDEMGTVGYFPRNLVQEQHVYQEATKEVPTTDVDFFCE, from the exons ATGGCAAGCCGGTGGTTACTCTTCCTCCCAGGGCTTGTAGCGGTGTGTGCCGTGCACGGGATATTTATGGACAGACTTGCCTCCAAGAAGCTGTGTGCAGATGACGAGTGTGTCT ATACTATTTCTCTGGCCAGAGCTCAAGAAGATTACAATGCCCCAGACTGTAGATTCATTAATGTCAAAAAAGGGCAGCGAATCTATGTTTACTCAAAgctg GTGTATGGCGATCAGCAGGAGGACGAGATGGGAACCGTGGGTTATTTCCCCCGCAACTTGGTCCAGGAGCAACATGTGTACCAGGAAGCCACCAAGGAAGTCCCCACCACG
- the OTOR gene encoding otoraplin isoform X1 — MASRWLLFLPGLVAVCAVHGIFMDRLASKKLCADDECVYTISLARAQEDYNAPDCRFINVKKGQRIYVYSKLVKENEAGEFWAGSVYGDQQEDEMGTVGYFPRNLVQEQHVYQEATKEVPTTDVDFFCE, encoded by the exons ATGGCAAGCCGGTGGTTACTCTTCCTCCCAGGGCTTGTAGCGGTGTGTGCCGTGCACGGGATATTTATGGACAGACTTGCCTCCAAGAAGCTGTGTGCAGATGACGAGTGTGTCT ATACTATTTCTCTGGCCAGAGCTCAAGAAGATTACAATGCCCCAGACTGTAGATTCATTAATGTCAAAAAAGGGCAGCGAATCTATGTTTACTCAAAgctggtaaaagaaaatgaagctggAGAATTTTGGGCTGGCAGT GTGTATGGCGATCAGCAGGAGGACGAGATGGGAACCGTGGGTTATTTCCCCCGCAACTTGGTCCAGGAGCAACATGTGTACCAGGAAGCCACCAAGGAAGTCCCCACCACG